CTATATCTCATATTATCTTTTccatttttcagctgaaatttgAATATATAAAATACTAATTCTACCTCATTTTGAATATGGTGTTTTGCTAGATGAATTGATTATCAATACATGGTCAGTTGCTATATAAAATACTTagataattttttttaaaataattaGCATGCGATGTATTAGTTTTGGTAGTGAACATCATGCGCTAGTTCTATTTATGCGCCCTCGCGAACAAATAAATGAAAATGCTCAGCAGCAGATACGAGCTTGAAGTGGCAGCCCAAGAACTGCAAGGGAGGCGCTTCTGCGACATCACGCATCCTGGTCACGCCGTTACCTCGATCACCACCTGCGGGGATGAGGAGACGAGTGGTACTGTCCTTGCAAGTGTTTGGCTCTATTTGGCTACCATTATAAGCCGCTTATCGATGGAAATAAGTTAAAATTCTACCTAAATGCGTCGATTATTTTTCAATTATTGGGGAAGTGGCTCAGCTCAGAATCAGCAAAACAACGTGAATGCCGATTTTCTCGGACACGTTCGTGAGCCCGCCTATCTGTTAAGCGAGACCTTTTTTTGGAAATATTAGGAGTCACATGTGTGACTGGCAGTCAAATCATCACACAAGGCGGAATATTTTTTTATATTGTTGGAAAAATTATTCCAGCTTAAAAGAATTATTCCGCATTCAAAAAATGTTCCACAAAAAACCATCCAACTGAGATCTTATTTTAAAAATTTTATCGCAAGGAACATAGTGGCGCAGTTGGATTTTGATTTGAATCGGTTTTGGAAAATATGACTGTAGACACATTAACTGCTAGTCACACATGTGACTCCTAATAGCCTCATATTTTCGGCTGTGTGTTATTGGTCCTTTGATACTATGAAAGCAAGATTTTAGTTGTAAGAACCCTAGAAGAGTTGAAAAAAAAGTTGTACCCTTTAGCATTAACTCTTCTACTTTTTTCTGCAACATTGCTGCACCATTTTAGTTTCTTTATATATCCGCCATCCTTATGCTATCTTTTATTGTTATTATCCATTGTTGGAAGGGACGTGGAGCCGTAGGAGGACTGACGTGGAATGCAAAGCAAAATTAGATATCTATATATCATAGGTTTTTTTAAGAAAGATTGTATGTAAATTATTAAGCGTAGCTCAGCTAGAAAGATTTTTTGTGGTGGAATTTGTCCATCTAAGTTTAAATTCTTGACTCAATATAGGTGCTCATATTTTTTTACAATTTTAGGATTAATTGGATCATCAATCTCTATATCTGCTGACTTGGTCTTTTTGGAGCCTATGTGTCCGTTCCCTATTTCTTATTGTATGAAAGTGGAAAACTCTGATACTATAAAACTAAAATTATTTTTTGAACGTAAATAAAACTAAAGTTACTAAACTGGCTGGATCCTTGATGCAGATCGTGAAAAGACGTAAACCTTCCTGATGGAATCTtattttgagcagcagcagctacAGGGCTGATAGAGTGTGCCAAACCGAATCGTCGAGCAAGCCAGCAACTTTAGGCCCAACTGAGATGATAGGCGTGTCATTGCGGCCCGGCACCCAGGGCCGAAGCCCGGATCTGGCTCGTTTCCGGGCTGATTCCGTGCTAGTCCAAGTGTCTTATGTTGTGCACTGGTCAGCATTGGCCAACCCGCCGGGATGTCTGTTGTGCGATTAGCCGCCGTATCTTTCCATATGTCCGCTGAAGATAATAAtattataaaataaaataaaatattttagaaTAAGATAAAGAGTTGAAAATAATAATATAATAAAATAAAGAGTTGAAAATAATAATATTTTAATTTTATCTTGTTTTAAAATATAGAATATTATTATCTAACGGAGATGTACGATGATACAGCGGCCGGCCAGTGGTACTTACCACGGACTGGCCTGATCCCGCCGCCGTGGAGGGCGCGGGCCGCGGGCAGAgcgagggaggaggaggtgtGGTGGCACACGCGCCTGTATATGCGTGGCAGTGGCAGTGGCAGATCAGGCCGTCGGCTTCGTcagccgaggcggcggcggcggccagggcggATGGATGGGATGGGAATGGAACGCGGGCGCCGCGCCGGCGGTGCACGCGGCAGGGGAAGCACGCGACACGTGCTCACGCGGCGCTCCCATCACGATCCGATCCACGGGTCCAGGAGCGGTCAGCCGTCAGaggaagctgctgctgctgctgctgcccatGCGCAGAGCGCGAGCCATTCGTTTCGTTCCCACGACGGGTGGCGGAGGGGGCCGAACCGGGCGGCCGCAGCCAccggtgctgctgctgccgacGTCGGCCGGCGACTCCACGTGGCCGTCGGCCCTTCCTCGCGCCGCACCGCACCTCCACCGGATAGTACACTCTAGCTGCTGCCGCAGCGATTCCCTGACGACCTGCGTTGACTGACGACTTGCCCATCACTGCAGTAAACAATACGGCACGCGCTTCACTATGCTTGCAAATCCCGTCATCCACTCGCCgcggaagctgctgcaggcGGCTACGATCTCCCATGCACGATCGCTCGAGAGTTCCGTCAAGAAAATCTTTAACATCTTTTCCGTCCGGCCCGTAACCTTTTCCCTGAGCAGCTTGCTTCTCTCGCCGCGTTACCAAGCAGGAGCAGTTCAGGAAACCCAGCTCTCGCTCACACTCTCTCAGTCTCACTCACGCCCCTTCTCTCCTCTCACGCTCTCTCCTCCAGCTCCACCCGACCGACCCGCCCGCGCCGTCCCCAGCCCCTCAGCTCTCCCCGGCCGCCATGGCGGTGAGCAACAACATCACGGCGTGCGTCACCTTCATGGTCCTGCTCTGCACGGTCCCCATCGCCGCCACGGGCGTCTGGCTCGCCTCCCGCCACGGCGGCGAGGGGTGCGCGCGCCTCGCCCGCTGGCCCGTCGCCGCCCTCggcgcgctcctcctcctcgtcgcacTCACGGGCTTCCTCGGCGCCTACCGCAACCGCAAGGGCCTCCTCGCCTGCTACCTCTTCGCCATGGCCGCGCTCATCACGCTTCTCCTCGCGCTCCTCGTCGCCGCCTTCGTCGTCGCGCACGACTCCGGCGCGTACGCGGTCCCCGGGCGCGCCTACGAGGACTACCGCCTCGAGGGGTACTCGCCGTGGCTGCGGAGGTACGTCGCCGGCGACCCGGACCGGTGGGAGGGGATCCGGGCGTGCGTCACCGGGTCGGGCACCTGCAGGAAGCTCGCCATGGATAGATCCTTCATCGTGCCCGAGCAGTTCTACATGACGCACCTCTCGCCCATCGAGGTAATTATTATCTCAGTAAATGTTGCTCCTGCTATAATTTTTTTACTAGCGATTTCACCAGTTAATCTAATCACAGTGCTTCATTAAGTGGTAAAACTCTAGTACATTATACAGTGCTTGGCTAAGTGGTAAAACTCTAGTACAACTTAGCAGAGTTTTAGTAACTTAATTGTATGGTTACAATTTATTTAAGATGAACAGAGTGAGTGGAGTCCAGTGTAAGGTGGCTGGTAGTTTCATTTCTACTTTCTAGCTGGTCTGAAGTTGTTCTACCAGCTGATAGTACACTGGCAATGGGAATCAAGGAACAATCTTGTATTGTAcggtctgaactctgaagaaagaaagaagtGTTAAATTATTCACCACGGTTGCATCAATCAGTTCAGTCCCAGTATATTGTGTTAAATTATTGCAGAGTGCAGACACTTCCACTAGTTACGGGAAGATGTAGATGATTGCCACCACTCGGTGAGTGATCTGTCGATGCGTTCATCATACCTAGGTGTGTGTgtgacagagagagagagagagcagaggCATGTGCCATGTGGGCCGGCGCTTGGACACAAAAAGCTAGCCATCCACTACTGATTTTCTTGTCTGCAGTTTTGTCCCGTACACGAAGCTTCTGAATCTCGCTCTGACTGAACCTGTGACGCGATACGCATGCAGTCCGGGTGCTGCAAGCCGCCGACGGCGTGCGGGTTCGCGTACGTGTCCCCGACGGCGTGGTCGGGCCCCGCGGCGAACCCGGCGGCGGACGCGGACTGCGCGGCGTGGAGCAACGACCCGGGGCAGCTCTGCTACAGCTGCGGCTCCTGCAAGGCCGGCGTGCTGGGGGAGCTCCGGGAGCAGTGGCGCCGGGCCAGCGTGGCGCTGCTCGCCGCCACCGTCGCGCTCATCTTCGTCTACGTCGTCGGCTGCTGCGCCTTCCGCAACGCGCAGACCGAGGACATGTTCCGCCGCTACAAGTGGGGCAACAACTACTGACCTGCACGCGGTCGACGGCTCGAGCTGGGCCGTCGTCGTCCTTGACTCTTGTCGATCTCTCGCCGGTGTAAGCAAGCGAGGGAGGTGAGTTCTGTTTGTAATGTCGTCTGAAGCTTGTAAGATGATGGTTTTGGTGCCGGTGATTTGAGCAAGAATTTCGACGAAATGAgcctcctttttcttttgtgAAATTTGTGCTCCAAGAATCTCGATGCGAAGTTTGGTGCCAGGCAACAGTTCGGGGTGTTGTTGGGGCCCTCGGCTCGTGCTCACCAACTTGGGAACTATTGGAGTATGCATGCGCGCTTGATCTGTGTCCTTTTGCTGGGGACGATGGTTGTCAAACTTTGTTATGGTGCTACCTACCGGTCCGTGCATTTTGTGTCCAAGGCAGGACGGACCTTCTTGCAAGTTGAAAGTAACGCTAGTTTTTGCTGGTCTGGTTCGCGTTGGATCCATGCCATGCTTGTACGACGACAGTGAGCGCAACATCTGGGCCCGAGCTAGGCTCACGGGGCTCAGCATTTTTGAAGTGAAAGAAAATAGATTTTTTTTTGACTATGGTGGAAAAGGCCCGCCCGGTTGAAAGCAGTTCAATttggaatttttttaaaaaaaagggctTAAAAAAATTCTAAAAAAGGGTGCCGGTTggaaaaaattagaaaaatgggtacctcccgcccgttgattgggcgggaggcgtggggccggggacctcccgcccatccagcgggcgggaggttccaagAGGTGCCCACCACTTTTTTTGGTtattttttgttattttttatTAGAATTTATATtctacaaactatttaaaatttatattttttcaaatacaagatttatttgcCATGCTCTTTtgtatatataaaaaaatttagttcaattttacgaagaagattacggtatctaaacgcgtatgaagatggttacgCGATAATGTTTTGTatcgtagaatccaaatattacaaatacacataatggtctattaaaattacaaatatacattcaggtctgatacaaactcaacgcggcaaatattacacaggagcaaacaacgttcaaataaaattacaactaaacgatgcctgatgtcgtagtagcactcgatcggcgacgtctcccactccttgatgcaaccggaggtcttccatctgtagcatcacctgtagggccagcttcagcagaacttggcccagcatcattgtttggacaatgtttatacgtgtgtccactctgattacatgcactgcagcgctgtattctcggacggagctctgactcatccatgtcattacgaatacgccgtgtctgacggcgccctctcttaacccgatCTGTTCTcgggtctggaatatatatcACAGGATTCGTTGTCTcggtgaacgatccaaccatacggaacccatagatctcatactgacacgtgctggcaattgtctcctttctgaagtaatgggaaacatatatatcgacagtaTGTCGAATAttcgcacaagcagccattatatgagaataagatatgcgcagcaactttggcctcatgcatgagcaacaacaagttccatcaaacttgaggatgcactcctttacaggagtttgacgtctcatgccatgtcgTGCTCTGTCTTTGGGagctacctcaaacttgagctcctgtgtaccacattgccgCACGTGGTGTAGCTGGGCGCTAGCTGCCTTCTTAGTTATATATTCTGTCATCATTCTCTCAAAATATCTGTCAAGATCTTGCATGTATGCCTGAGTTTTAGTGAACCGatccctaaagtaatcggtacacccgcggacgatgaattccacaattgcaaccagtggaagcacacgaacacctcgcaacacccaattgtaaacctcggcgaagttggtggtcattatgccgtaccttgcaccatcgggaTCGTAAAgcaacgcccacttctccttcggttcattctcaatccattcagaaaaggttttcaccgctgacccagaccttctgcgagtacgtgcagtatctgttggcaaaggacacgaagcctctgcttcatcctgtgcagttctGGTTTTTTTTGCGTCCTCGCTTctttttcttcccggtcagttcatcaagtttctgccactgcttgttaaatttttgttgatttattttcttgcatagcctcttgaacatatccataaggtgcttgttcttgaattggctgaaaaagtttgcaccgatgtgtctcatgcaccacctactgcgaacatcacgcTACTTGGgtggctctccggtctccacacacccctcctgcaaatctagtattgcccttaATATGCCGGCGTAACGATCATGAAtgaggcagacatcttccctatcccgaacgactgcaagcttaacccgtttcaggaaccagtaccaactgtttgtgttctcactctcaacaaaagcaaaagtaaCGGGAAGCAATTGActgtttccatccactccaatagctgtcagcatttgcaatctatactttcctgtgagaaaggtcccatcgatgcacaggagaggccggcagtgttggaatgcgttaatgcatggaccaaagctgaaaaagacccgctcCAATATGtagggcggaccttctcctctgtctagacttttcaggtcataatagctttcaGTATTTTTCTTACATAGGACGACCAGCAATCGAGAAATATTATCATATACAGCCTCGAACATCCCAAatctcatctccaacaccttctgttttgcactccacgccttgctgtacgagatggtatacttgtacttttcctgaatatacctgataatagactttggttcaaatgatatgttctctactatcatcccgtacatctcatttgcgatgtattgcgatgtAAGGTTGAGATGGGTCTTTTGCACCCCcagcaaatgacaagtgtgctgagtaacaattgagcattcccaataatatTTCCATTTACCCTTACAAGTATGCACCCACCACggacagccctccttcacacataccacatcatacttacgagatttgcactcgattgttttgaactctcgcataagagagagaaaccaacacttaacagcttccttcacctcatcaattgagtggtacctcgcaccctggacaacttcgttctccctgcaatccgaaggcacGCTAGATccctcatctacgacaagatgactgaagtcgctgcttacctattcttcaggcacatcctcatcatcatcggatgaatcggcattcattgcttcatccaattcacgttcttcatcttgcagctgttcaacaataaaggatatattctccccctcatcagccacgcattgaggtgctgcggtgccacctgacTCAATGTTTGGCTCCTCAACTTGTTCATAATACTTTCATCCTCCGGAGCAgtttcaatgtttatcaaagggttctgttgcacactgacaaggagtaccagtagccattgccaatgacttgcattttgcagataagttaaccagttctcgttgcttgcaagtggcatcagctcccagatcaaagcgtgagtggtacgatttatgacgcactgaacactcacagtgtgtatctcctgattaatccttaatcccctcattaaccagttgcatagcgattcaaatatcctctcgtgcggtttggtaattcctctgaccgcacagttgaattcacttaaatctatctcattcggcccataaattacatttccttctccgtaatatatactgaaatacccttctcggaagacatatatgtcaatcattaataaactagttatactatatattaatacacaacgaccctaagtttcagcgattcccaGATTATATTTTTCAGATTCTAAaatattcagaatataaattatactaaaaataattaaaaatactaaaaactattcaaaacataactaccctaagaaatatttcctagattataattattttcaagtaattatacgactagaatgagaatatacctccaaatcgacatgtgaacagggcttcgccgcttcctcttctctcttcctctccttcctttcttttttttctgatttttgctgaataaaatagaaatttaggggcaggtgggggacctcccgcccgcccaacgggcgggatgcccctcggcacCACCTCCCGCCCTTTGGATGGGCGGGACGCCCccgcagggacctcttcgcgaataagacaactttcttattcgcgaagaggtcctcGGGAAACCTCCCGCCAGATGGgagggcgggaggtccccggccccacgcctcccgcccgatcaacgggcgggaggtagggctggaaacgagccgagccgagccaggctcggctcggctcgccttGGCTCGGTCATCTAGcgagccgagcctggctcggcTCGGTAATTTCACGAGCTGGTGGaagaggctcggctcggctcgttatcggctcgcgagccggctcgaGCCAGCTCGCGAGCCACAACTTTTATTGCATCACAGATTCACAGATCAAGACATCAAGTGTTTAACagcaagaaaaaaaatgcataAAGGGCATCATAAGTTCATAACAGGCAACAGCTACACGCAGGTAGCAGACAACCATTTTTCCTTTCcaaaaataaataaagagaTCCAAAATAAAGTCCTCCAATGCTCCAAAAGAATCTGGCACTGTCCATTCTCCATTGAGGCCTCACAGCAGCAACTAGCAAGGACTAAACCTGAAATAAAACATGTCTTCATTAGTACCAAATCATTGTTGATGAATGGAATCTGTAGCAGCAAAGATGACAATATAGATGACAGTAAAGATGACCTGCCAGTTGCTCGCTACCCAGCTTCTTGGAAATGTAATATTTTCTACGTCATCCTCATCATCTTGTTCCTGAAAAATAAAAAGAGCAATTAAACTTCGATAACACAGAGTCCAGCACTCCAGCTAGAGCAATTAGTAAAAGAATAACATACCACATGTGTAAAACTTCCATCATGTGCACCTCGAATCCAGCTAGACGAGCATACCAATGCCTCCACCATAGAAGAGCTTAGAGAACTATGAAAATCATCTAGAGTTCTACCACCAGTGCTAAATGTAGACTCTGCAGACACTGAGGTTGCTGGTATAGTTAAAAACTTCTTTGCCATCTTTGAGACCACTGGGAATCTATGTGAATTAACCTTCCACCAAGTCAACAAATCAAACTCCTTGTCTGATAAACTCACGTTTGTCTCATCCAAGTAGATGAGCAACTCACTCTTTGATGGGTTAGCTTCAGTAGATGATAAATATGACTGAAATTCAGAAGAGGCAGAAGGCAAACTGCAGGATCTGTCAATCGTCACAGATGACGAACCACTAGACTTGGTTTCAGCAGCTTTCTTCTCTCTATGTTTCAACTCAAATTCTGCATACAACTTGTCTAACTCACCTCGGACTTCACCTATCTTAATCTGAACTTGACCCCCATCAAATATCTTACCAAAGCACCATTCGATATATCTCATCTTGTACCTCGGGTCTAGGATAGTAGCAATCACCATAACATTGTTCTTTTCTTCCCAATACTTACTGAATTTCTCCATCATAGCAGTGCCCATGTTCCTCATAATTAAACTATTGGAAACCATGCTGCCCTCAATGCAATTTTCACATCGACAATGTGAGGATAGAAAAGGTTGGCGGTGGGATATAAAGAAGCTGACAATGCAGTGGTTACTTTAGCTAAAGAGGCAAGAATTGGTTCAATTGCAACAAACAAATCCCATTCTGGAGATGAAGGTTCCCACTTATATTTAAATCTTGATCAGCATATGTTTTAATGGCTTCTTTGTAAGCTAAAGCAGTATGCACCATCTTGTATGTTGAACTCCACCTTGTTGACACATCAAGACTCAACCCTTCTCCAATTTGCAATGCAAGAGATCTACAAATCTCTACAAAAGTATGCATGCGAGCTGGTGATTTCTTAAGGTACTTCACAGTTAACCTAAGGTTGCTTATTAAAGAAGCAAGCACAGCAACCCCATCATTGACAACCAAGTTGATAATGTGTGCACAACAACGGACATGGAAATATTTTGAATCAAAGGCATAGCCCTGTCTAGCTGTTAACCTAGACCTCAGCACACGGACACAGCACCATCATTGTTTGAGGCATTATCTAGGGTGATAGAAACAATCTTGTCCTCAATTTTCCATGCAGTAATACAGTCATATGCAGCTTGTCCAATCACTGCTCCTTTGTGTGGAGGGTCCAACTCAAAAAAATTCAGCACACGGCATTGCATTTTCCAATCACTATCTATGTAGTGTGCAACCAAACACATATATGTGACAATGTTTGATTAGATGTCCACAAATCAGTGGTTAAGGCAATAAAATCAACATCTTTCAGGACCTTTGCTAGTGATACTTTTTCAGTATCAAACACCTTCAAGCATTCAGCTCTTATGGTCTTTCGACCAATAAACTCATATGAAGGATTCAAATACCTCATCACAATGTTAAACCATGTGTGCTCAACCATCCTAAATGGATACTCATGAACTATAATCATCTTGGCAATTAATTTTTTAACTTGCTCATGATTATAATCTTGAGGAGATGAGATAGTAGGGAGACCAGTTTCACCTGCCTTTGAAGGAGCAAAGTTCAAAAGAGTTTGGTCTAGCTTCTTTTCCACCGCCTTCAAATACGCTGTACAATTCTTCATATGCCTCGACAATGTCGTTGTTGTTGACCCTGGTGTGTAAGCATAATCCTTCTTGCAGTACCTGCACTTTGCCTTTGATAACATCTTCCCTTCCTCATATGGATCTGGCACCTGCAGTGCATCAAAGACATTCCAAACTTTGGATGTCTTCCTGTTGACTCTTTCTGTTTTAACTTTTATCTTTACCCCTCTGCGTCTTTTCTTCCCTCTTTTTCTACCTCCACCATCATCATCAGATTCAACAATTGTGACACGGTCACTCCCACCTAGCACTGTCAGCTCATCCTCAGACATATTGTCATTCTTGAATTACTTTCTGAATCAGTTCCATCATTTGCATTTGCACTCCCTTCCTTTTGTTGCACAACAGATTCCATCACTTAGCGAGCTACAATCAAGAAGAAATAATTGAGTTTCATTGAATCATATATTTACAGCCTATAATCGGTTCATCATTTAGCCCACCCCCACATTCTACAGTAAAGAAGCAGATCGGTAATAGAGTAAAGAGTAATACCTAGAGGCGGACGGAGTGGGAGCAGCGGCGGTAGCAGCTTGGCGGCGGACGGAGGAACCGGGGAGCGGGGAACTGGAGTGGAGGGCGAGCGCGTGCAGCAGCGGCTGCgctgcgcggcgcggcggcgcctgCGCTGCGCGCCTGGGCGGCTGggcctgggcggcggcgcctgcgCTGCGTGgctgcgcggcgcggcggcgcttgcACGCCTgggcgacggcgccggcgcctgcgcggcgcggcgcggcccctCTGGTCTGCGGTCTGCGGAtggggtggccggcggcaggcCGGGTGGGATTGGGAAATGGGAAGGGGAGTTAGGGTTTAGGCGTTTAGCTAATGCCTAATGGGCTTTGACCTTTTGGGCTGGCTGCTGGGTTGGGCATTTGGAGGTTTGGCCTCAGCTCGCGAGCCGGAGCgagccggctcggctcggctcggcgttTTTGCGAGCCCAGAAAAGAGGCGCGAGCCTggaacgagccgagccgagccgctccgAGCCCGAGCCGAGCTTCGAGCCGCGAGCTTTTTTTCAAGCCCTAGCGGGAGGTACCTATTTTTCCAATTTTTTccaaccggcaccccttttccgaattttttttaatccctttttttaaaaaaactcgtTCAATTTGGTCATACAGTCTGAAACATCCCCAAGCCTGACCCAAAACGCTTCTTGGGCCTCCCAGGCCGCGACCATTGAGGTCTCACTGAGGCCGCCTGGGCTCAATGCAAGCCTGGCCCAAGCCTGTAAATTAAAATTTAATTTCTTCAGAGAGAACGCACTCGTT
The genomic region above belongs to Panicum hallii strain FIL2 chromosome 4, PHallii_v3.1, whole genome shotgun sequence and contains:
- the LOC112889792 gene encoding tetraspanin-2-like, which gives rise to MAVSNNITACVTFMVLLCTVPIAATGVWLASRHGGEGCARLARWPVAALGALLLLVALTGFLGAYRNRKGLLACYLFAMAALITLLLALLVAAFVVAHDSGAYAVPGRAYEDYRLEGYSPWLRRYVAGDPDRWEGIRACVTGSGTCRKLAMDRSFIVPEQFYMTHLSPIESGCCKPPTACGFAYVSPTAWSGPAANPAADADCAAWSNDPGQLCYSCGSCKAGVLGELREQWRRASVALLAATVALIFVYVVGCCAFRNAQTEDMFRRYKWGNNY